The Puniceicoccus vermicola genome contains the following window.
GGTGGTAGCATTTTCAAAAAGAAAGAACGCTACAGGATTTTTTCTTATATTGATCCAGTTTTTAATGACGGTTTTCTCATACGCGAGTATCCCAAGCTTTGTTGCGACTCCGTATTAAGATTAGAATATACGCGAGCCGACCAAAGAGCATATTTCCATATAAAAGACGTCGGGTCTTCATCTTTTTAGTCGGCGATTTGGTGGAATCCTCCTGAGAGTAATCAAATTGGTCTACAGTTCATTGATGATACACCTTTTTAAGGTGAATTATGGTTGCCAGCGACCTGATTTTGTCATGTTCGAAAGCTTTGAAGACATTTGCCGCAACCACAGCTGGATCGGAGCCACATATTCGGCAATGTTCCCAAAACTCGATTACATTGAGTCGACGTTCTCCGAGTTCGATGCGTCCGATAAAACTATGCTCTCTTTTTAGAAGATGGGCGAGTTGTCGCTGGGTGAGCCCCGTTTCTTTGCGAAGCTCAATCAAGATGACAGTCTGGAGCCCGCCGACATGCGGGTGGTTGCTCAACTCATCCATGACGAAACCGAAAAAATGCGTGCTTGCCTGTGTCGTTTCAGACAAGCCGATTAATACAAGTGCCCGTCTCCGTACAAGTTACAGCCAAGTCGCCGGATGGGCCCACGAATACAGCTACAACCCCGACGGTATCATCACCGCCGAGGATTATTCCGAGAACTGCACGTTCCAGACCTTCGAGGTGGAAATCGCCGACGAGGGTCAGGTTTTCCTGACGTACGATTTTAACGAAAATCTTATCTCCCGCGTATCCGACACAACGGTCACCACTTACGAGTGGGACGCCGCCAACCGCCTCATTACCATCGAGGTCGAGGAAGAACGCTTACGTTGGATAAGGATTCAATGTGGGGAGAGTTGATTTAGCATTCTTTCTTTTTGGAATGGTAAGCATATTGGACTTCGCTACTGTTCAGTGACGAGCAACTGCGCCTGATGAACAAATTGCTCATCGCGGCGGGGGGCAATCGGGAGATCTATCCACTGTTGGGCTTGGTGTCTGAGGAGGATCTGTCGGTTTCGCCTTTTATTTTCCCCAAAAATCCGATAGGATCGAGGACGTGGCCGACACACTGGTACAGATAAAATCCTTTCTCCCCTCCACGGCAGAGCCCGCTAATCCCCTCGTCCCGTCTCGACCCTTCGAAGGCCAGCCACCCGGGAAAGCTCTAAATCCACACTTTACCGGACAGTAAATCACCGATACAATAATTTTGACGAAAATTAGGAGCGCATCGTATTTACAAATCATCGAAATTATATCGACCGCGGTCACCTCACCCCGACCCGATCCCCAAGATCCCGCCGAGATAGTGTAGTGGCGCCAGCGTTACAACCTCTCCAACACAACCCAAACCCAAACAACCCAAAACCCCATGGAACCTCTTGACTGGCTAATGATCGCCGGGTACTTCGCGCTTCTGCTCGGAGTCGCCTGGTGGGTAATCCGCAAAAAGAACGAAACCGCTGACGACTACTTCCTCGCCGGACGTAATCTCGGTTGGTTTATCATCGGCGCGTCTATCTTCGCGTCCAACATCGGGTCTGAGCACCTCGTCGGTCTCGCCGGCTCCGGCGCCACCGACGGTGTCGCGA
Protein-coding sequences here:
- a CDS encoding helix-turn-helix domain-containing protein, with product MDELSNHPHVGGLQTVILIELRKETGLTQRQLAHLLKREHSFIGRIELGERRLNVIEFWEHCRICGSDPAVVAANVFKAFEHDKIRSLATIIHLKKVYHQ